TACTAATTGGCATTATTTATGCATTGCAAAACATATTGTGCCTTACCTGAAATATAAAGAAAATAGCAAATAAACATCTGATACTTTATTAGGCCGCTGACGAGCTTATACAACAAGTGATCTGAAGATACTGTGTTAACAAACTCCCGACTAAGAAAGCGTCCATATGTAAACAACATTGCCGTGAAAAAGAAGTGCCTGCAAAGAAATGGCAGTAACAAATTATATATGCTTTTTGAAAAGCATTACAATGGTGGCAGCTACATCgtcgagttaattgaaaattttccATTCAAAACAAATAGTAGAATCAGAATGACTTGACACCTACCAATTTAGGAGCCTGAACCCTGGCAGTTGCTTCTCTTCACTGGATTTTCTGAGTAGGTTGAAAAGCTCTGTCGCCATGAATATTTGAATGACAACCACCATGGCCCAGATATAAAGATGGCCCATATAAACTAGGAATGCAAAGCCGCCAATCATCCACACAGTAGAATATGTACGGATAAGCATCGACTTATACTTGTTCCGATCGCTGACAAGCAAAGTGGGTCCATTTGTTCTATTCCCATCGGTTGTAACCTGCAGAAAATATATAATATTAGCTCCAAAAAAATCATGGTAGTCAGCAAAAAGCAGGTGGAAACTCTATCATTGCAGCATGCTCCCATTAGCATGCTCCCATGTTatcacacaccatttgttacttcttggagagtggtgtctcctagattggctaggtgtcacttcggagcctccgacaagattgtggagttgaaccaaggagtttgtaagggcaaggaggtcgcctacttcgtgaagatctaccgctagtgaggcaagtccttcgtgggcgatggccatggtgggatagacaaggttgctacttcgtggacccttcgtgggtggagcccttcgtggactcgcgcaactgttacccttcgtgggttgaagtctccatcaacgtggatgtaggatagcaccacctatccgaaccacgggaaaaacatttgtgtctccaattgcgtttgaatcctccaaacccttccctttacattcttgcaagtttcatgctttactttccgctgccaatatactctttgcatgcttgcttgaattgtgtgatgattgcttgacttgtcctaagatagctaaaatctgccaagaactaaaattgggaaaaggttaagtttttatttggtcaagtagtctaatcacccccccccctctagacatactttcgatccttcaCACTCCAACGGTCAtacggaactgcacgtggcatactcagatcgacgcatcgACTTTggtagagcaaacttggtagtgctacaacacctagacgaggtagatcctttcgtggcactgcacaaagaaattatcgcaaagaagtatcgtgatcggggggtatgcaggacgaacgCTGAAGTTACTAGAgaacacaactccactttcctgcattggttcaaagagcatattattgctaatcccccggaggagtgctctaaggacggattgctcatatgcgccttagcacatggcccctcgcccaacctcgtaacctattagGCATActatatgtcaaaagaagaatcaatactacattacctaagaaaaatcgtactccatggaaaaggcaaagtcacaatgaggggctcaattattcttcaacgaacaagaagggaaagaagctgactcaaaaacgaaaacatcaacgctgaggaaccgtatgctATNNNNNNNNNNNNNNNNNNNNNNNNNNNNNNNNNNNNNNNNNNNNNNNNNNNNNNNNNNNNNNNNNNNNNNNNNNNNNNNNNNNNNNNNNNNNNNNNNNNNNNNNNNNNNNNNNNNNNNNNNNNNNNNNNNNNNNNNNNNNNNNNNNNNNNNNNNNNNNNNNNNNNNNNNNNNNNNNNNNNNNNNNNNNNNNNNNNNNNNNNNNNNNNNNNNNNNNNNNNNNNNNNNNNNNNNNNNNNNNNNNNNNNNNNNNNNNNNNNNNNNNNNNNNNNNNNNNNNNNNNNNNNNNNNNNNNNNNNNNNNNNNNNNNNNNNNNNNNNNNNNNNNNNNNNNNNNNNNNNNNNNNNNNNNNNNNNNNNNNNNNNNNNNNNNNNNNNNNNNNNNNNNNNNNNNNNNNNNNNNNNNNNNNNNNNNNNNNNNNNNNNNNNNNNNNNNNNNNNNNNNNNNNNNNNNNNNNNNNNNNNNNNNNNNNNNNNNNNNNNNNNNNNNNNNNNNNNNNNNNNNNNNNNNNNNNNNNNNNNNNNNNNNNNNNNNNNNNNNNNNNNNNNNNNNNNNNNNNNNNNNNNNNNNNNNNNNNNNNNNNNNNNNNNNNNNNNNNNNNNNNNNNNNNNNNNNNNNNNNNNNNNNNNNNNNNNNNNNNNNNNNNNNNNNNNNNNNNNNNNNNNNNNNNcctgcctcctcgcccctgcaccctctataACCCCCCCCCCAGCGCTTctcctctctctgctagctagggttcttcagttaatttacttaggttttagttagggcagtaggttaattaggtcatctatttagttatgaatttagctaggtttatttagttttggacatgtcatatttggaaaatgatgattatgtgcagggtaaatgatccgagttacctatgttatgccggaatgttgattcatttccgttccggtgaatttcaggcgctcgatatgtccattttttagcaaaggtcatgccgaaattttccgtgaattttggcatgatagatttcttttttatgtcatttttcatttttttcatacttttagaattaaacgaggagacttaatcatagaaaacatgtcaaacaacaaagaaattgggccttctgaccaagatgcagacgagatggattatgagggtgaacaagagtacctcgactatttgagtgctaagcaaggtttgcaggtcggcctcgatgatggtactgatgccgacatcgacaccgacggcaccGGCactgatggcggcgccgagaccggcggggaaggtaccggcggggaagataccggcggggaaggtaccggcgccgatgctGCTACCGAAAAGAACAAGCAGaataagcagaggatacgaaaacctaacaaactagggattggacgactagtgatcacaaagatggcacctagcaagtttgagccattagagccggaagaacctcgcaagtgctatgggaaccaagtaggatgcatcctacgggaatgcgcaagCATCAatgatgatgacttaaggagtaaagaacatttgacgtggttgctcctgacgaagttgcacaagagattcaagttccccgaccgggatgataacatagaacaaccgtgggatgatccgaagatgaaaaatattaacaatcacgccatgggcatgttcagcaatgatttggcctcctggaaagggaaggtgaaacgagctattgaggctgaggaacccctgtccaagactaTGGAGGAAAAGCCAACACttatggaagaggagttcgaaaagtttaaGGACacatgcgctaccgaggcagccaaggctaaggctgcgaaattcaagagccttcggcaaaggaacacggggaagcatcgcctcggaagccgtggctacctcggtaaaaggcccatatgggataaggaggacgcggaacgtgaggccgcgggtatcccagaccccttcatgaagttcaccaaccccttggagcgtgacttcattagggcccgctacaagtgggacaaggaaaagaaggttttttacacggacaagatcacaaggaaattgactagactactggtaattactcttttaccaccttacatttagctccatatctagtcgactacacattcctaaacggttcacgctccttctgcaggagaagcaacaccagcttgcagccgaaagccctacttctccgatgaggcccaagtgggatacCCCTCTCAACcgagccttgaacgaacttaagggactccctttgggccagcagccgcaatatggtcgtgtgcacggtgctggagacggtgccacgtggaaggtgttttacaacaagggcccggaggccaagaagcagaaaaagaagtttagtcaggcggacatcgacgcgaaggtgaagcttgcggtcgagaaaaaagcacctgaggacgcgaaaaaaacagccaaggagaaaaatgagttgctactgcaagcagtcaatgcagctgtaactgcctgcagaaatgatttctctactaacttggttccagctatcatcaactggacgaaggaaaatccagacaagacggtacatgatttcccgttgcccagtttcgtcgggagcaactccatgaacaacaacaccatcgcaccatcacttgctcacgcaaccgggcctcctctcgcagccgctccctctCATGGCAGCccatcctcagtctctggcgcgctaggtaggccttcgtctttggctgagctcgacgccgtcatggtaattacatgtcgcaccaacatagatatatatatatatagatatatatatatagaatattccattttcgttgcctttcggatgttttacgccacagacatatgtgtttgcaggccaaagaaaccccgtgcaccattctctacttgatcaaaggctagaaggtggacgtgggaaaggggatgataatggaccccttgcaacccacgttccacaaccagccgatccccgctgggcacttctgggttagcttgtccagtgtgaaatcagggcacgatcatttgcctcctccagtacatcctgtgagagaggacgacgagaccccgccgcggattggaaactgcaagggttgggtgctgctatggctgaagaatcttattcgtttggagccggccgagagcacaccaataaccacacatcaacaagcatgtgcgaagaccaccaccccgcctatgcaATTAGCAGCtcatgtagtgccgggtgagagtggcagacgacatgatgaagggggtgcaatagtactggctgatgtaatttgtcctgtagaacagagaatggatgatgagacggaggtcgaccctatgggtttcctcaatacaaacgcatatgactgtgacatagatatgatgagtcaaccatatgacgaattgggctatcagcatgctaatgaggatatggatgatatgcccgggcaggaaggtcgtagcagggattgcaaaaagtctctcttcatgaaatccacaCAGGACACAcctgaagatgtcgcctcaacacatgctcaactagccgggcgcgagggtcgtacagtacttagcccgggaacactggggcaaggGTTAAGGAAGGgtttggaaggtgtgcccaagaaaaatgaGAGGAAGAGATCGNNNNNNNNNNNNNNNNNNNNNNNNNNNNNNNNNNNNNNNNNNNNNNNNNNNNNNNNNNNNNNNNNNNNNNNNNNNNNNNNNNNNNNNNNNNNNNNNNNNNNNNNNNNNNNNNNNNNNNNNNNNNNNNNNNNNNNNNNNNNNNNNNNNNNNNNNNNNNNNNNNNNNNNNNNNNNNNNNNNNNNNNNNNNNNNNNNNNNNNNNNNNNNNNNNNNNNNNNNNNNNNNNNNNNNNNNNNNNNNNNNNNNNNNNNNNNNNNNNNNNNNNNNNNNNNNNNNNNNNNNNNNNNNNNNNNNNNNNNNNNNNNNNNNNNNNNNNNNNNNNNNNNNNNNNNNNNNNNNNNNNNNNNNNNNNNNNNNNNNNNNNNNNNNNNNNNNNNNNNNNNNNNNNNNNNNNNNNNNNNNNAGAATAAAAAAGGAGAGCTCACCTTCGGGGGGCACCGGTGGAGGAGGGGGCGAGGTGGCCTGGGGCAGGGAGGCGAGGGCGACGAGGACGCAGGGCGGCGGGGACGCTCGGTGGGGCGGCGGGGGCGATGGGGCGGTGGGACGGCGAGGTCGACGGGGCGACGGTGAGGTGCGGTGACGGGGCCGCGGTGCTCCGGGGCGGCGAGGTGGTGCGGCAGCGGTGCGGTCGCGGGGCGTCTCAATTTGAGGGTCGAGCGgagggacagagagagagaagagagaggcgTGGGGGGGGTAACGGCCATTAGGTAGttaattctttgccatctgctggcagacggcaaagattctttgccgtccgctagcagacggcaaagaagtggGGCTGGTGGGCTGTTAGGGTTTAGGCCTCCACTGgaccccacccacctctttgcCGCGGGCTAGCAGACgttaaagaatctttgccgtctgccagcagacggcaaagaattggCTTATGGCAAATAGGATCTTTGTCGTGAGCCAGTTTTTTGCCGTCCATTTTTTATAAGCAAACGGTGAAGGCCTTCTTTGTCATTCGCTAGAAGGCGGCAAAGAGCTGACTGATGGCAAATTCTTTGTTTCCTGTAgtgagaggcttctctcttgaagcaaagtatacggtgggtgaacaaattactgttgagaaattgatagaaaagctcatagttatgaagatatccaaggcaatgatcatgaatataggcatcacgtccatgataagtagaccgaaataattctgcatctactactattactccacatattgaCCGATTCCTGCCTTCATCTATAgttttaagttcaaaagaacagagtaacgtcttaagcaagatgacacgatgtagagggataaactcaagcaatatgatataaattccatctttttatccttaacggcaacaatacaatacgtgcctcgctacccctgctgtcactgggtgaggacaccgcaagattgaacccatcacaaagcacctctcgcatGGCAAGATAGACcgatctagttggctaaaccaaatcaatagatcggagagaaatacaaagctgtcataatcatgcataaaagtgttcagagaagactcaaataatattaatagataatttgataataaacccacaattcatcggatctcaacaaacgcactgcaaaagaagattacatcggatagaactccaagaacatcgaggagaacattgtattggagatcaaagagagagaagaagccatctagctactggcaATGGACCCGTAGATATGTggttcacacatcatcggaagggtagcaaggttggtgtagaggccctccatgatcaaatccccctccggtagagtgccaaaaaagaccccaagatgggatctcacgagaacagaagcttgcggcggcggaaaagtatttttgtggacgcTTCTGATGTAGAAGGAATATTTCGGTATTTATAGAACAAGAATGAGGGTTAGGGGAGTCCCTAGGGGCCCACTAGCCTGGGGGCGCGCCCTCAGGGCTTGTGGCCCTCTCATGGCTCCTCtggcctcctctccaagtctcctgggtttttctggaccaagaaaaatcatcgtaaagttttattccgtttggactccatttgatactgGATTTCTATAGAtgacaaaaataaaaaaaacaactgGCACTCAGGACtaagttaataagttagtcccaaaaatgatataaaatagtaccaaaatccatataaaacatccaagatggataatataatagcatggaacaatcgaaaattatagatacgttggagacgtattagggcaCGCGCCTCGGCGACCCGGCTAGGCTCGGCCGCAGTCGACATGAAGCCGTAAGCGGCATCGCGCTCCCGCTGAGCGGACTCCTGCCGACGCTGCGTAGCAGCGAGCGACATGGCCTCGTCTAGCAGGCGCACGCGCTCCTCGTCAAGCCAAGCCCTGGCctaggtggcgtcgacgtcggtggtGATGGGGATGCTGAGGTTCTGCAACGTCGTGCATAGCGCATCAGCCAGGATGGTGCGGGTCGCGGCGGCCTTGGCTGCGGTGCTAGCCGAAGAGGAGGTAGAGCCGGTGGTGAGCACCTCCACGCAAGTGCAGAGGTCCACCACATCGCTAGAGATGGCGCAACCGACGGGGACATGGGAGTCGATGAAGTTGAGCACCTCGTTGGGGTACGCACTAGGGTGAGCGTGACGAAGACGCGCTGCGCGCCGAAGGGGATGGCGGACGAGCCTACAAGGCTGGCCGGCGCTATGCCGAGTGCGGGGACCAGGCCATGCACAATGCGCTCGCCGGAGTCGATGAAGGGCCTCGTCTGGAACTTGAGTCCGGCCGGTGCCGCGAGCAGCACCACGGTGGGAACCAATTGTCGTGATGATCTCGCGACAAATGCCATGGGATGGCAAAAAGTGGGGGGAGACACAAGAGCGTCGGTGGGtttcagaggcgaggttggcacgcGCTGGTGTTTGACACGAGACGTACCTAGGTTTGGGGCCCTCCGTGGGaggtaacacccctagtcctgctgaaTGGATGATATGTGATTGGTTACAGAGTTGTTCCTGGAGCTGTTTGGGTGGAGGAAGAGGAAACTGGTCCTCTACTCTGGCTCGTATGTGTGAGTGGATTCTACTGATGATCGCCTATTTGTTGCCCGTGTACATGGAGGGCTCCTGGGGGGTCTTATAGGCTGACCCACAGTGTTACAATGGTAAAGATACAAAGGtgcgggtccctagtgtcatcctcaGGGAGCCGGCAGTGGGGGCCGCCGGCCTGCCGGGTCCGTGGATGCGGGTCTCGCCATGTTCACCGGGTGCGGGCTGTACCGGGGCCGCCGGGCGCGGGTATGGCCGGCTACTTGGTATTGTGGCACGCCGCGCCAGGCCTCAATGGACGGTCAGTGCCACCCTGCTACAGGGTTGCGTCGCTGAGACAGCGCTCGCCCCGGACAGGGGCATGGGGTGCACTGTTGCCGTGCCCACCGGGGCCGGCGTAAAGGGAGACGCATTGTAGCCATGCCCGCTGGTCGTTGGTAGTTGTCTTCTTGTGACCAGCCGGCAagcgccagtcggctgggccgggtcGCGGTACCGGGCCTGCTCGCGCTGGGGAGCCGGCGGGTTGGCGAGCCCGATTGAGGGGCCTAGCTTGCCCCGATGTTTTAAAAAGGGATTGAGGTTCGGCTGCCTGCTCGGGGCCATCCCCCGACACATGCAATCATGCAACTACATTTATTAGATTGGTTTATAAGACATTTTTGCAATCTAATTTAAACTGACAGGCGTCTTATACTTagatacagagggagtagtttagaGTTGAAATGTGTATTTCCTTTTCTATCTGAAATGCATGTAAATGAAAAGCAATGTCATACTTTGAGCTTGGCATATGGAGTGCTTTCTGGTTATGCTTTTTTAAGGATGACCGACGGGACTTCACAAGTCCTCCGGATCTCACCCCATTGACTTTGGATAGAGTTTCTCGATAGACAAAAACTTTGTCTTGATCCGTTTAATGCGCGTGAACGGCACCAAGCTCACATGCAATGGCTGTAATTAGTTGGGGTTTCGAGGTCAAACCAGCCGCTAGCGTGACTGTGAGTCGTTTGGAAAATGGGGCAATTTACACAGTGTGTAGTGTGTACGCTACCTTCACCAAGACAAAGCAACTCTATGCATCGTGTTGTAGTAGTAGGTCAAGCATGAGTGTAAGTCATTTAAAAATGCAACTTGCATGTTGCAAGTACACGACAACCGCAATCAATACCTTAAGCAGTTAGGTTTATACGCATATGAACAGATCTTTATCTCAGAAGTGACGGAGATGGCACAGCCTGTAAGATCAggtatttacccgcaaaaaaacaaAGATGTTGTATATTAACGCCACTTGTGATATTTATAAATGATGATCGGTCCAAGGACCTGGCAAATCATCGATACTGCACCCCTTGAGGAAGAATTTGATCTAAGCCATtggcttttttcttttcttttgccgataatttcttcagaaaatttTTCCGTGTCAGTGTTAAAATCTTGAGCTCTTTCAACCTTCTATGATCAACATTACTCTTGGACGAGTGTTTCTGTAAATAATCTGAATCGTGAACACTTCAAACGTAGTTTATAGAGCTGAACTTCCTGAAATGCATTTGAATGAATAATTTTAAAATTGTCACAAGGATAATTCAGTAGAGGATGCACATAGGTATCGAGAGAGAAAAGAATTCTTTCAATTTTTTATCTTTCATATCTTTTGATTGAAAAGTCCAAATTAAATTACATTTTGAATATGTTTCAACGGACTGTTCACATTTCATTAAGTTTCAGCTTTTGAAACTTTACAAGCGATCGGCAAAAACGTACATTTTACAACCTGTGAGCAGCAATACAGTAAGTTTTAAGTTTTAACTTGTGTAACTTGGTACGAGCGGCTGACAATCTCGTAAGTTTTAGAACAAGCGGCTGACAAAATTGTAAGTTTCAGAAACTAAAACTTTACTTAATGTGCCCTGGTGCGGGATCCAACGACTTTGTCGATCGTGAGGCAATCAGACGGCTGGCGCGACTGGGCAAGTGCATGCCCTTGCAAATTTCCAATATCGAGAGGCATCGTTGCATTGAGACCAAAGCCTAATTTGTGTTGACAAAGAAAAGTGTGGATACAACTGCATTAGTTAGACTGGTTTAGGCAACTTGGGGCCGCAAGCATTAACCACGACAAAAAAATTATGACTGATCAAAGGACCTAGCAAAtcctcaataggagcactctttagTAAAGAGTTCAGTGTGGCCATTGACTTTGAGCTTGCCACACCTATATGGAAAAGATCGCATATTccatcttttttatttatttttagtttttttggcAAGCATGGCAACAACCCTCAAAAGAGGGCTCCACATATTTTATAGCAACCTAGGCAATGTACAGAGATCAAGTTTCCTCCAGGAAAAGAGATGGCTTCAAAAGCCATTTTGGAGATACATCTGGAGCATTTCGGTGTGACAATGAATAAATTATTTTCAAATGACATTtgcaaaaagcatttttagtgGGCATGACTCATGAGCATATGCTCCCAAAAGCCGAACTGGATTTCTGGCAACTAGAGGCAATTCTATTAGAGAAAGCTTCTTTGCAAGATTATGAGCTATAAGATTCTTGATCCTTGGGATGCTCAATCCCGTAAGAACTATTATACAATAGGTGTCAGCGCTAGTTGGAGTACATTGGCTGTCCAAAAAATGAAAGATGCCATGCATTACTGGCATAGTAGTATTTGCTTATGATTTGTTCACAAGGATAACCGGCGGAACGTAGCATGTCATGTACTTCACCTCATTGACATTTGGCCAGAGTTTCTTGTGAGAGAGAAGCGTGCACGCGGCCAGGCTCATATGGGGTCAATTAGTTGGGGTTTCAGGGTCCAGGTGACTACGAGTCGTTTGTAAAAGATCTTGATAACGTCCAAACGTCATGTACGAGCACATGGCAACTCCGAACATTTTCGACGGCAAGTTTAGTTATGTgaggatggcaactttagttggtTAGGATAGTATTTTTTCTGCTTCAGTTTATTTTTGACAgaacctggttgggacctcaggtctcagatgttaggtttggctgcgaggtctgtttggtattaggcccagaccatcagcgccccttcatcagttagataggagtagcgacagaggttgcgaagatggtggctttggtcttactgttgtacgactttataaggtcttgtgttataatcaataaagtggccgtatgcatcgtccagatgcagaggccgggggtattcctccttttcgGAAAAAAATGTGTCACCCGAAAAAAATATTTGGGATGGGGGAGAAAATAGTACTACTAACTAATGCGGATGGCagcaattagttgaattaattggaggaactatcaaaaagaaatgGAGTGCTCATCGCTGCTTATAAAAACGATGACTTGCAGGAAAGTTAGATACACCCAGGCCCAGCATGAGCATGCAACTAATGTCGGCGGCACTGACACTACTGCTGCTCCTTGCGGCAGCGGCAGCTACCACCGCGACCACTGGTGGGTGTCCGCCGAGCTGCGGCGGCGTGGACATCCCCTACCCCTTCGGCATCGGCCCAGGATGCTTCCGCAAGGGCTTCGAGATCGAGTGCACCAAGGACGGCCCTGTCCTCGCCGGCACGCCTCTCCGGGTGGTGCGCCTCTCCGTGGATCCAGACGAGTCCGAGGTGCTGCTCCCCATCGGGTATCACTGCTACAACGCGTCCAGCCCCAGCTCAACCGAGGACTTCAGCTACGCTGAGACGGAGATGAACAAGGACGGCGTGTACCGCATCTCCAACACGCA
The sequence above is a segment of the Triticum dicoccoides isolate Atlit2015 ecotype Zavitan chromosome 1A, WEW_v2.0, whole genome shotgun sequence genome. Coding sequences within it:
- the LOC119292992 gene encoding phosphatidate cytidylyltransferase 2-like, with the translated sequence MLIRTYSTVWMIGGFAFLVYMGHLYIWAMVVVIQIFMATELFNLLRKSSEEKQLPGFRLLNWHFFFTAMLFTYGRFLSREFVNTVSSDHLLYKLVSGLIKYQMFICYFLYISGFVWFILTLKKKTYKYQFKQYAWTHMILLTVFAQSSFTVANIFEGMFW